A genome region from Mesorhizobium sp. B2-1-8 includes the following:
- a CDS encoding adenosine deaminase, translated as MPLKAELHCHIEGAAAPDLVIRQAQKYGKDTSPYIQNGSFVWHDFTSFLAAYDFSADLFRTEEDYARLADHYLTSLARDGAIYSEVFTSPDHATKAGLSPKAYTDALGEGMLRAKAKTGIEGRMIVTGVRHVGVESIERAARFAARCGHPLVTGFGVAGDERIGDMEDYVRAFEIAREAGLGITVHAGELTGWQTVQAALDHIRPSRIGHGVRAIENPDLVRRIADEGVVLECCPGSNIALKVFDSFADHPFPALQAAGCKVTLNSDDPPYFWTSLKREYDIAAEHFAMSEKALVAVTRTAIEAAFVDRKTKAALLVRLNSAAR; from the coding sequence ATGCCTCTGAAAGCGGAACTGCACTGCCACATCGAAGGGGCAGCGGCGCCCGATCTCGTCATCCGCCAGGCGCAGAAATACGGCAAGGATACCTCGCCCTACATCCAGAACGGGTCCTTCGTCTGGCACGATTTCACCTCCTTTCTCGCGGCTTACGACTTTTCCGCCGACCTGTTCCGGACCGAGGAGGATTATGCGCGGCTGGCCGACCATTATCTGACCAGCCTGGCACGCGACGGGGCAATCTACTCCGAGGTGTTCACCTCGCCGGACCACGCGACGAAAGCCGGGCTGTCACCCAAGGCTTACACCGACGCGCTCGGCGAAGGCATGCTGCGCGCCAAGGCCAAGACCGGCATCGAGGGACGCATGATCGTCACCGGTGTCCGCCATGTCGGCGTCGAATCGATCGAACGGGCGGCACGCTTCGCGGCACGTTGCGGGCACCCGCTGGTCACCGGTTTCGGCGTCGCCGGCGACGAGCGCATAGGCGACATGGAAGACTATGTCAGGGCTTTCGAGATCGCGCGCGAGGCCGGGCTCGGCATCACCGTCCATGCCGGCGAACTGACGGGCTGGCAGACTGTCCAGGCGGCACTCGACCATATTCGCCCGTCGCGCATCGGCCATGGTGTGCGCGCCATCGAAAACCCGGACCTTGTCCGACGCATCGCCGACGAGGGCGTCGTGCTGGAGTGCTGCCCCGGTTCCAACATCGCGCTCAAGGTGTTCGACAGTTTCGCCGATCATCCGTTTCCGGCCCTGCAGGCGGCCGGCTGCAAGGTGACACTCAACTCCGACGACCCGCCTTATTTTTGGACCTCGCTGAAGCGGGAGTACGACATTGCGGCGGAGCATTTCGCGATGAGCGAGAAAGCGCTCGTCGCGGTCACTAGGACGGCGATCGAGGCGGCTTTCGTCGACCGCAAGACCAAAGCGGCGCTTCTTGTCCGGCTGAACAGCGCCGCTCGCTGA
- the upp gene encoding uracil phosphoribosyltransferase → MKGVTVVDHPLVQHKLTIMRKKETSTAGFRRLLREISLLLGYEVTRNLELTTTTIETPMETMEAPTLEGKKLVFASVLRAGNGLLEGLLDLVPAARVAHVGLYRDHETLEAVEYFFKAPSDLADRLVIVVDPMLATANSAIAAIDKLKERGATNIRFLCLLAAPEGIERFTKAHPDVPVFTASIDRQLNEKGYIMPGLGDAGDRMYGTK, encoded by the coding sequence ATGAAGGGCGTCACCGTCGTCGACCATCCGCTTGTCCAGCACAAGCTGACTATCATGCGCAAGAAGGAGACCTCGACGGCCGGCTTCCGGCGCCTGCTGCGCGAGATTTCGCTGCTGCTCGGCTATGAGGTGACCCGCAATCTCGAGCTGACGACGACAACGATCGAAACGCCTATGGAGACGATGGAGGCTCCGACGCTGGAGGGCAAGAAGCTGGTCTTCGCCTCGGTGCTGCGCGCCGGCAACGGCTTGCTCGAAGGCTTGCTCGACCTGGTGCCGGCGGCCCGCGTGGCCCATGTCGGCCTCTACCGCGACCATGAAACGCTGGAGGCTGTCGAGTATTTCTTCAAGGCGCCGAGCGACCTCGCCGACCGGCTGGTGATCGTCGTCGACCCGATGCTGGCGACCGCCAATTCGGCGATCGCGGCGATCGACAAATTGAAAGAGCGCGGCGCCACCAATATCCGCTTCCTGTGCCTGCTGGCGGCGCCCGAAGGTATCGAGCGCTTCACCAAGGCGCATCCGGATGTTCCGGTCTTCACCGCGTCCATCGACCGCCAGCTTAATGAGAAGGGCTACATCATGCCTGGCCTTGGCGACGCCGGCGATCGCATGTACGGGACGAAGTAA
- a CDS encoding TIGR02281 family clan AA aspartic protease — translation MLRKLLILSVFAGASASIPVVYQSNPRIFENLLKSAVTTKPGAETQPEVSLASVPDKPVAPLPTGRKVVVAADGRGHFSSTFKLNGRQIDGMIDTGATLVAVNTSTARRIGLSLNPADFSHEVNTANGTIKAAVVMIDRLQIGSISVDSVQAIVLDDKALRTNLIGMSFLSRLGKYQAENGTLLLVQ, via the coding sequence ATGCTGCGCAAGCTTCTTATCCTCAGCGTCTTTGCCGGTGCGTCGGCATCGATCCCGGTTGTCTACCAGTCGAATCCGCGAATATTCGAAAACCTGCTGAAATCGGCGGTGACAACCAAGCCTGGGGCCGAGACGCAACCCGAGGTCAGCCTGGCGTCCGTTCCCGACAAGCCGGTGGCGCCGCTGCCGACCGGCCGCAAGGTCGTGGTCGCGGCGGACGGGCGTGGACACTTCTCGTCCACCTTCAAGCTCAACGGCCGTCAGATCGACGGCATGATCGACACCGGCGCGACGCTGGTGGCGGTCAATACGTCGACGGCGCGCCGGATCGGGCTGTCGCTCAATCCCGCCGATTTCAGCCACGAGGTCAACACCGCCAACGGCACCATCAAGGCAGCCGTGGTGATGATCGACCGCCTGCAGATCGGCAGCATCAGCGTCGACAGTGTGCAGGCGATCGTGCTCGACGACAAGGCACTGCGCACCAACCTGATCGGCATGAGCTTCCTCAGTCGGCTCGGCAAATACCAGGCCGAGAACGGCACATTGCTATTGGTTCAGTAG
- the deoA gene encoding thymidine phosphorylase, with amino-acid sequence MLPQEIIRHKRDGHRLASHEIAAFIDGVTSGAVTDGQVAAFAMAVFFNGMNRDEAVAMTLAMRDSGDVLDWSDLPGPVTDKHSTGGVGDNVSLMLAPIVAACGAYVPMISGRGLGHTGGTLDKMDSIPGYTSQPDIALFRKAVLETGCAIIGQTADLAPADRRLYAIRDVTGTVESVPLITASILSKKLAAGLQSLVLDVKVGNGAFMEKSRDATALANSLVEVAGGAGLKVSALITGMNEPLASAAGNAVEVRNAVDFLTGRLRDRRLEDVTLALAAEMLQSAGLVSSNQDGMRRATETLASGRAAATFARMVTVLGGPADFIEKPEKYLPEAATEFAIKATTDGFVTGIATRDIGLAVVGLGGGRARPDDKVDPAVGITRLLPIGAEVSAGDALALIHARSQSDAEAAAATVLSAYAIGASKPAADKSVIRRILPRG; translated from the coding sequence ATGCTTCCACAGGAAATCATCCGCCACAAGCGCGACGGCCATAGGCTGGCGTCTCACGAGATCGCCGCCTTCATCGACGGCGTGACGTCGGGCGCCGTGACCGACGGCCAGGTCGCGGCCTTCGCCATGGCGGTGTTCTTCAACGGCATGAACCGCGATGAGGCCGTGGCGATGACGCTTGCCATGCGCGATTCCGGCGACGTGCTCGACTGGTCGGATTTGCCGGGCCCCGTCACAGACAAGCATTCGACGGGCGGTGTCGGCGACAATGTCTCGCTGATGCTGGCGCCGATCGTCGCCGCCTGCGGTGCCTATGTGCCGATGATCTCGGGCCGAGGTCTCGGCCATACCGGCGGCACGCTGGACAAGATGGACTCCATTCCCGGCTACACCAGCCAGCCCGACATCGCGCTGTTCCGCAAGGCGGTGCTGGAAACAGGCTGCGCCATCATCGGCCAGACCGCCGATCTGGCACCTGCCGATCGCCGGCTCTACGCCATCCGCGACGTCACCGGAACCGTGGAATCGGTGCCGCTGATCACCGCATCGATCCTGTCGAAGAAGCTCGCGGCAGGCCTGCAATCGCTGGTGCTCGACGTCAAGGTCGGCAATGGCGCCTTCATGGAGAAATCCCGTGATGCGACCGCGCTCGCCAACAGCCTGGTCGAGGTCGCCGGCGGCGCCGGACTGAAGGTCTCGGCGCTGATCACCGGCATGAACGAACCGCTGGCCTCGGCCGCCGGCAATGCGGTCGAGGTGCGCAATGCCGTCGATTTCCTGACCGGCCGCTTGCGCGACCGGCGGCTGGAGGACGTGACGCTGGCGCTTGCCGCCGAAATGCTGCAGTCGGCGGGGCTGGTATCGTCCAACCAGGACGGCATGCGCCGCGCCACCGAGACGCTCGCCAGCGGCCGCGCCGCCGCCACGTTCGCGCGCATGGTGACAGTGCTTGGCGGCCCCGCGGATTTCATCGAAAAGCCGGAAAAATACCTGCCCGAGGCGGCAACGGAATTCGCGATCAAGGCGACGACGGACGGCTTCGTTACCGGCATAGCCACCCGCGACATCGGCCTCGCGGTGGTCGGGCTGGGCGGCGGGCGCGCACGGCCCGACGACAAGGTCGACCCCGCGGTCGGCATCACCAGGTTGCTGCCCATAGGCGCGGAAGTAAGCGCCGGAGATGCGCTGGCGCTGATCCACGCCCGCTCACAATCCGATGCCGAGGCGGCCGCCGCGACCGTGCTTTCAGCCTATGCGATCGGTGCTTCGAAGCCGGCCGCCGACAAGTCTGTCATCCGGCGGATTCTGCCGCGCGGCTGA
- a CDS encoding purine-nucleoside phosphorylase: MTEKALDHLIERLDGLAPSTALVLGSGLGGLVDRIENPIRVSYADLPGFPMSGVSGHAGEVVAGLFAGVPVLMLSGRAHYYEHGNAAAMRPVLEVLAGIGITKLILTNAAGSVDPDMPPGSVMLLTDHINFSGTNPLIGEPSDRRFVGLTEAYDAGIRDAIERAAKATGTALHKGVYMWFSGPCFETPAEIRMARVMGANAVGMSTVPEVILARFLGLRVAACSVITNLAAGMTGAELSHQETKDMAPVGGSRLATVLQRVFRDGLLES; the protein is encoded by the coding sequence ATGACGGAAAAGGCGCTGGACCATCTTATCGAAAGGCTGGACGGCCTGGCGCCGTCGACCGCGCTGGTGCTGGGTTCGGGCTTGGGAGGCCTGGTCGACCGGATCGAGAATCCGATCCGCGTCTCCTATGCCGACCTGCCCGGCTTTCCCATGAGCGGCGTCAGCGGCCATGCCGGCGAAGTGGTGGCCGGGCTGTTTGCCGGCGTTCCGGTGCTGATGCTGTCCGGCCGCGCCCACTACTACGAGCATGGTAACGCCGCGGCGATGCGTCCGGTGCTCGAAGTGCTTGCCGGCATCGGCATCACGAAACTGATCCTCACCAACGCAGCCGGCTCGGTCGATCCGGATATGCCGCCGGGCTCGGTGATGCTGCTCACCGACCACATCAACTTCTCCGGCACCAATCCGCTGATCGGCGAGCCGAGCGACCGCCGTTTCGTCGGCCTCACCGAAGCTTATGATGCCGGCATCCGCGACGCGATCGAACGCGCGGCCAAGGCGACCGGCACAGCGCTGCACAAGGGCGTCTATATGTGGTTCTCGGGCCCCTGCTTCGAGACCCCGGCCGAAATCCGCATGGCGCGCGTCATGGGCGCCAACGCCGTCGGCATGTCGACCGTGCCGGAAGTCATTCTCGCCCGTTTCCTCGGCCTGCGCGTCGCCGCCTGCTCGGTCATCACCAACCTGGCCGCCGGCATGACCGGAGCCGAGCTTTCGCACCAGGAAACCAAGGACATGGCGCCGGTTGGCGGATCGCGGCTGGCAACAGTGCTGCAGCGCGTGTTTCGTGACGGGCTGCTGGAGAGCTGA
- the cdd gene encoding cytidine deaminase, with protein sequence MSHDLFEAAKAAMAKAYAPYSNFPVGAALRTEDGRVFTGANIEVASYPEGWCAETTALGHYIMGGGGKIVEIAVLAERMAKCSPCGGCRQRLAEFCRPETKLYLCDASGVAETVTMGDMLPYGFRGDLLK encoded by the coding sequence ATGTCGCATGATCTGTTCGAAGCGGCCAAGGCCGCCATGGCCAAGGCCTATGCGCCCTACTCGAATTTCCCGGTGGGTGCCGCTTTGCGCACCGAGGACGGACGCGTCTTCACCGGCGCCAACATCGAGGTCGCCTCGTATCCGGAGGGCTGGTGCGCCGAGACCACCGCGCTTGGCCACTACATCATGGGCGGCGGCGGCAAGATCGTGGAAATCGCCGTCCTTGCCGAACGCATGGCCAAATGTTCGCCTTGCGGCGGCTGCCGCCAGCGGCTGGCCGAATTCTGCCGTCCGGAAACCAAACTCTATCTCTGCGACGCCTCGGGCGTCGCCGAGACCGTGACCATGGGCGACATGCTGCCCTATGGTTTTCGCGGTGACCTTCTCAAATGA
- a CDS encoding ABC transporter permease has translation MDIFDAIIQVLDSTIRLSVPLLLACLAGLYSERAGIFDIGLEGKMLVGAFAGAAAASVFHSALLGLGMAILISVAFALVHGFASITHRGNQIVSGVAINFVAAGSTIILGQAWFQQGGRTPALQPGERFEAIIWPGADAARDVPIIGPIYAELISGHSILVYFAFAMVPFTWWVLFRTRFGLRLRAVGENPAAVDTAGISVAWLRYRALICTGILTGVAGAYLSMVQNGGFVKDMTAGKGYIALAALIFAKWKPVNAMFACLLFGFLDAASIRLQGTPLPIVGKVSVQFMQALPYILTVILLAGFIGKAIPPRAGGVPYVKER, from the coding sequence ATGGATATCTTCGACGCAATCATCCAGGTGCTGGACTCGACCATCCGCCTGTCGGTGCCGCTGCTGCTTGCCTGCCTCGCCGGCCTCTATTCGGAGCGGGCCGGCATTTTCGACATCGGCCTCGAAGGCAAGATGCTGGTCGGCGCCTTCGCGGGTGCCGCCGCGGCATCCGTTTTCCATTCGGCGCTTCTCGGCCTCGGTATGGCGATCCTGATCTCTGTCGCCTTCGCGTTGGTGCACGGCTTTGCCTCGATCACCCATCGCGGCAACCAGATCGTTTCGGGCGTGGCGATCAACTTCGTCGCCGCCGGATCGACCATCATCCTCGGCCAGGCCTGGTTCCAGCAGGGTGGCCGCACGCCGGCGCTGCAACCGGGCGAGCGGTTCGAGGCGATCATCTGGCCTGGCGCCGACGCGGCCAGGGACGTGCCGATCATCGGCCCGATCTATGCCGAATTGATCTCCGGCCATTCGATCCTCGTCTATTTCGCCTTTGCGATGGTGCCGTTCACCTGGTGGGTGCTGTTTCGCACGCGCTTCGGTCTCAGGCTGCGCGCGGTCGGCGAAAACCCGGCCGCGGTCGACACCGCCGGCATCTCGGTCGCCTGGCTGCGCTACCGCGCGCTGATCTGCACCGGCATCCTCACCGGCGTCGCCGGCGCCTATCTGTCGATGGTGCAGAATGGTGGCTTCGTGAAGGACATGACGGCGGGCAAGGGCTACATCGCGCTGGCCGCGCTGATCTTCGCCAAATGGAAGCCGGTCAACGCCATGTTCGCCTGCCTGCTGTTCGGCTTCCTCGACGCGGCGTCGATCCGCCTGCAGGGGACACCGCTGCCCATTGTCGGCAAGGTGTCGGTGCAGTTCATGCAGGCCCTGCCCTATATCCTCACCGTCATCCTGCTCGCTGGCTTCATCGGCAAGGCCATCCCGCCGCGTGCTGGCGGCGTGCCTTATGTGAAGGAACGCTGA
- a CDS encoding ABC transporter permease: MSTPYAKLPAWADYGLIPLINLSVAFIVAGFVVMLVGENPFRAAVILVEGAFGKGTGIAFTLFYATTFIFTGLSVAVAAHCGLFNIGTEGQAYIAGLGIAIVCLSFDSTLPWWLTFPLAIVASALVGALWALIPAYLQARRGSHIVITTIMFNFIAASIMVYLLVGPLKPAGSQAPQTRNFLAGAELPKLNWIIELFGAKIRSAPLNICFLLALVMAFLVWLLIWRTRLGYEMRTYGHSPKAARYAGISETRIIITAMMISGALAGMMALNPVMGDQHNVAIDFVSGAGFVGIAVALMGRLHPVGIVLAAILFGMLYQGGAELAFEMPAISRDMIVIIQGLVILFAGALEHMFRPYIQALFASFSPKSAGMQAVNGKGA, from the coding sequence ATGAGCACGCCTTACGCCAAATTGCCGGCCTGGGCCGACTACGGGCTGATCCCGCTGATCAACCTGTCGGTCGCCTTCATCGTCGCTGGCTTCGTCGTCATGCTGGTCGGCGAAAACCCGTTCCGCGCCGCCGTCATCCTGGTCGAAGGCGCCTTCGGCAAGGGAACAGGCATCGCCTTCACCCTGTTCTATGCCACGACCTTCATATTCACCGGGCTTTCGGTGGCGGTGGCGGCGCATTGCGGCCTGTTCAACATCGGCACCGAGGGACAGGCCTACATCGCCGGCCTCGGCATCGCCATCGTCTGTCTTTCCTTCGACAGCACACTGCCCTGGTGGCTGACATTTCCGCTGGCCATCGTCGCCTCGGCGCTTGTGGGCGCGTTGTGGGCGTTGATCCCCGCCTACCTGCAGGCCAGGCGCGGCTCGCACATCGTCATCACGACGATCATGTTCAACTTCATCGCCGCCTCGATCATGGTCTACCTGCTGGTCGGTCCGTTGAAGCCGGCCGGGTCGCAGGCGCCGCAAACGCGCAACTTCCTCGCCGGCGCGGAACTGCCGAAGCTCAACTGGATCATCGAACTGTTCGGCGCCAAGATCCGCTCGGCGCCGCTCAACATCTGCTTCCTGCTGGCGCTGGTGATGGCCTTCCTGGTCTGGCTGCTGATCTGGCGCACCAGGCTCGGCTACGAGATGCGCACCTATGGCCACAGCCCCAAGGCGGCCCGCTATGCCGGCATTTCGGAAACGCGCATCATCATCACCGCGATGATGATCTCGGGCGCGCTGGCCGGCATGATGGCGCTCAACCCGGTGATGGGCGATCAGCACAATGTCGCGATCGACTTCGTTTCGGGCGCCGGTTTCGTCGGCATCGCCGTGGCGCTGATGGGCCGCCTGCATCCGGTCGGCATCGTGCTGGCCGCGATCCTGTTCGGCATGCTCTACCAGGGCGGCGCCGAACTCGCCTTCGAGATGCCGGCGATCAGCCGCGACATGATCGTCATCATTCAAGGGTTGGTCATCCTCTTCGCCGGCGCGCTGGAGCACATGTTCAGGCCCTATATCCAGGCTCTGTTCGCTTCGTTCAGCCCGAAATCGGCGGGCATGCAGGCGGTCAACGGAAAGGGCGCCTGA
- a CDS encoding ABC transporter ATP-binding protein — MAQAAIELIGINKSFGAVRANRDINLEIARGTIHGIVGENGAGKSTLMSILYGFYQADSGEIRVGGQPASIKTPNDAIALGIGMVHQHFMLVDNFSVLENIILGAETDALLKSSIAKARSELDRLEREYGLEVDPDAIIEELPVGLQQRVEILKALYRGAEILILDEPTGVLTPAEADHLFRILRQLKEQGKTVVLITHKLREIMAITDTVSVMRQGTMVATRETRKTTVEELAELMVGRRVLLRVEKGEAEAGAVKLAVKNLTVRDSRGVTMVDDVSFDLRAGEIVGIAGVAGNGQSELLEAISGIRHAVSGSVMLEGKPIDLTGKADPGELRDRGLAHVPEDRHHVGLVLAFEENENSILGYHDDPRYLKGPFLNVDAIMADARDKIEKYDIRPGNPRLKTANFSGGNQQKIVLAREIEQDPGVLIVGQPTRGVDVGAIEFIHKRLIAMRDQGKAVLVVSVELDEIRSLSDRILVMFAGRIVGERGPDATEGELGLLMAGVEHQEAAQ, encoded by the coding sequence ATGGCGCAAGCCGCAATCGAACTGATCGGCATCAACAAGAGTTTCGGCGCGGTGCGCGCCAACCGCGACATCAATCTGGAGATCGCGCGCGGCACCATCCACGGCATCGTCGGCGAGAATGGCGCCGGCAAGTCGACGCTGATGTCGATCCTCTACGGTTTCTACCAGGCCGACAGCGGCGAGATCCGTGTCGGCGGCCAACCGGCGTCGATCAAGACACCCAACGACGCGATCGCGCTCGGCATCGGCATGGTGCACCAGCATTTCATGCTGGTCGACAATTTCTCGGTGCTGGAGAACATCATCCTCGGCGCCGAAACCGACGCGCTTCTGAAGAGCAGCATCGCCAAAGCGCGCTCCGAGCTTGACCGGCTGGAACGCGAATACGGGCTGGAAGTCGATCCCGATGCGATCATCGAAGAACTGCCGGTCGGCCTGCAGCAGCGCGTCGAAATCCTTAAGGCGCTCTATCGCGGCGCCGAAATCCTGATCCTCGACGAGCCGACGGGCGTTTTGACGCCGGCCGAGGCCGACCACCTGTTCCGCATCCTCAGGCAGTTGAAGGAACAGGGAAAGACGGTGGTGCTGATCACCCATAAGCTGCGCGAGATCATGGCCATCACGGACACCGTGTCGGTGATGCGTCAGGGCACGATGGTGGCAACCCGGGAGACCAGGAAAACCACCGTCGAGGAGCTGGCGGAACTGATGGTCGGGCGCCGTGTGCTGCTGAGGGTCGAAAAGGGCGAGGCCGAAGCCGGCGCCGTCAAACTCGCGGTCAAGAACCTGACGGTCAGGGATTCCCGCGGCGTCACCATGGTCGACGACGTCTCCTTCGATTTGCGGGCCGGCGAGATCGTCGGCATCGCCGGCGTCGCCGGCAACGGGCAATCCGAATTGCTCGAGGCGATTTCCGGCATCAGGCATGCCGTTTCCGGTTCCGTGATGCTCGAGGGCAAGCCGATCGATCTCACCGGCAAGGCCGATCCCGGCGAATTGCGCGACCGCGGCCTCGCCCATGTGCCGGAAGATCGCCACCATGTCGGGCTGGTGCTGGCCTTCGAGGAAAACGAGAATTCCATCCTCGGTTACCACGACGATCCCCGCTATCTCAAAGGGCCGTTCCTCAACGTCGACGCCATCATGGCCGATGCCAGGGACAAGATCGAGAAATACGACATCCGTCCCGGCAATCCGCGCCTGAAGACCGCCAATTTCTCCGGCGGCAACCAGCAGAAGATCGTGCTCGCGCGCGAAATCGAACAGGATCCCGGCGTGCTCATCGTCGGCCAGCCGACGCGCGGCGTCGATGTCGGCGCGATTGAATTCATCCACAAGCGCCTGATCGCCATGCGCGACCAGGGCAAGGCGGTGCTGGTGGTCTCGGTCGAACTCGACGAGATCCGCTCGCTCTCCGACCGCATCCTGGTAATGTTTGCCGGCCGCATCGTCGGCGAGCGCGGCCCCGACGCGACCGAAGGCGAGCTTGGCCTGCTGATGGCTGGTGTCGAGCATCAGGAGGCAGCGCAATGA
- a CDS encoding SlyX family protein, translating into MMPADRLTTLEIRAAEQEKTIEELSGQIAEQWKVIERMQRKLDALTDRFLALEEQAAPDVPVTKPPHW; encoded by the coding sequence ATCATGCCCGCCGACCGGTTGACGACGTTGGAAATCCGCGCCGCCGAGCAGGAGAAGACCATCGAGGAGCTGTCGGGCCAGATCGCCGAGCAGTGGAAGGTGATCGAACGCATGCAGCGCAAGCTCGACGCGCTGACCGACCGCTTCCTGGCGCTTGAAGAGCAGGCGGCACCGGATGTGCCGGTGACCAAACCGCCACACTGGTGA
- a CDS encoding BMP family lipoprotein translates to MKRIVLGLLAATAMVLPAFAADVQPAILYDLGGKFDKSFNEAAYHGAEKFKTETGTPYVEFEVSNASQREQALRRFAEDGHNPIVMAGFAWEDALKKIAAEYPDLNFAIIDDAVDLPNVRSLVFKENEGSYLVGIMAAMASKSKKVSFVGGMDIPLIRKFECGYVGGAKSAGATEVIQNMTGDTPAAWNDPAKGGEIAKTQIDQGSDVVYAAAGGTGVGVLQAAADAGKLGIGVDSNQNGLQPGKVLTSMLKRVDVAVYTAFMDGKNGTFKGGVENLGLKEGGVDYAMDDNNKALVTDEMKAAVEKAKADIIAGKIQVHDYTADNACPY, encoded by the coding sequence ATGAAACGTATCGTTCTCGGCCTCCTGGCCGCAACCGCAATGGTTCTTCCGGCTTTCGCCGCGGATGTCCAGCCGGCCATCCTCTATGATCTGGGCGGCAAGTTCGACAAATCCTTCAACGAGGCTGCCTACCACGGCGCCGAGAAGTTCAAGACCGAGACCGGCACCCCCTATGTCGAGTTCGAAGTGTCGAACGCCTCGCAGCGCGAGCAGGCGCTGCGCCGCTTCGCCGAGGACGGCCACAACCCGATCGTCATGGCCGGCTTTGCCTGGGAGGATGCGCTGAAGAAGATCGCGGCCGAATATCCGGACCTCAACTTCGCGATCATCGACGATGCCGTCGACCTGCCCAACGTCCGCTCGCTGGTGTTCAAGGAGAATGAAGGCTCCTATCTCGTCGGCATCATGGCGGCGATGGCGTCGAAGTCGAAGAAGGTTTCCTTCGTCGGCGGCATGGACATCCCGCTGATCCGCAAGTTCGAATGCGGCTATGTCGGCGGCGCCAAGTCGGCCGGCGCGACCGAAGTCATCCAGAACATGACCGGCGACACGCCGGCGGCCTGGAATGATCCGGCCAAGGGCGGCGAAATCGCCAAGACCCAGATCGACCAGGGCTCCGACGTGGTCTACGCGGCCGCCGGCGGCACCGGCGTTGGTGTGTTGCAGGCGGCGGCGGATGCCGGCAAGCTTGGCATCGGCGTCGATTCCAACCAGAACGGGCTGCAGCCCGGCAAGGTGCTGACCTCGATGCTGAAGCGCGTCGACGTTGCCGTCTACACCGCCTTCATGGATGGCAAGAACGGCACCTTCAAGGGCGGCGTCGAGAATCTCGGCCTCAAGGAAGGCGGCGTCGACTACGCCATGGACGACAACAACAAGGCGCTGGTGACCGACGAAATGAAGGCGGCCGTCGAAAAGGCCAAAGCCGACATCATCGCCGGCAAGATCCAGGTGCACGACTACACCGCTGACAACGCCTGCCCCTATTGA
- a CDS encoding DUF2569 domain-containing protein, whose protein sequence is MTSSNEQPASGQPPVGRPGSDLSYVPVGWLIFVMAWSVYGLASAWWLTGNSGLPDRIFYFLLGGLAVDVITILWGLYLLGLAFGRSARFPRHFIIWQVATIVWVLARLAYVLAVPDFVFSARSLLIAGAEIAIGLLCIYLLRRGSGAEGVYSRPSTEAPSVFVSVVAALLGIILGAVIGAVGGFLAGSVIADVAEVSCFEGGCGYFAAFIGLAGLVVGAIAGGILAVLLVHRRGRKPVA, encoded by the coding sequence ATGACATCAAGCAATGAACAACCGGCCAGTGGGCAGCCGCCAGTCGGGCGCCCAGGCAGCGACCTGTCTTATGTCCCGGTGGGCTGGCTCATCTTCGTCATGGCGTGGTCGGTCTATGGCCTGGCCTCGGCCTGGTGGCTGACCGGCAATTCCGGCCTGCCGGACAGGATCTTCTATTTCCTCCTTGGCGGGCTTGCCGTCGACGTCATCACCATCCTGTGGGGGCTTTACCTGCTCGGCCTTGCCTTTGGCCGCTCGGCGCGCTTCCCGCGCCACTTCATCATCTGGCAGGTGGCGACCATCGTCTGGGTGCTGGCGAGGCTGGCCTATGTGCTGGCCGTGCCCGATTTCGTCTTCTCGGCCAGGAGCTTGCTCATAGCCGGCGCCGAGATCGCCATCGGCCTGCTCTGCATCTATCTGCTGCGCCGCGGCTCCGGCGCCGAAGGCGTCTATTCCAGGCCGTCGACCGAAGCGCCGTCGGTCTTCGTTTCCGTCGTCGCTGCCTTGCTCGGCATCATCCTGGGCGCGGTCATCGGCGCCGTTGGCGGCTTCCTGGCTGGCTCGGTGATCGCCGATGTCGCCGAGGTCAGTTGCTTCGAGGGCGGCTGCGGCTACTTTGCGGCCTTCATCGGACTGGCCGGGCTGGTGGTCGGCGCCATTGCCGGAGGCATTCTTGCCGTCTTGCTCGTTCACCGCCGCGGGCGCAAGCCAGTCGCATAG
- a CDS encoding type IV toxin-antitoxin system AbiEi family antitoxin domain-containing protein: protein MGIPRCYLARMCDEGLLSKVGYGIYRATDREVVSSDFGQAVVCREHS from the coding sequence ATGGGAATTCCCCGCTGCTATCTGGCCCGGATGTGCGACGAGGGGCTGCTCAGCAAGGTTGGCTATGGAATCTACCGCGCCACAGATCGAGAGGTGGTATCATCAGATTTTGGCCAAGCCGTGGTTTGCCGGGAGCATTCTTGA